Part of the Novosphingobium sp. ZN18A2 genome, GGCAGCGCGTTTGCCGGACCGCGATCGAGCCGCAACAGCGGGGGCGACATCCAGCACGAACTCGATGTGCGGGCGGACGAACTGTTCATGGCCGCGATGCACAAGGCGCCCGTCGCGCTTTATGCCACTGAAGAACTCGACCGTCCGGTGCAACTCGATCGCCGCGCGCAGCTTGCCGTGGCGATCGATCCGCTGGACGGGTCATCCAACATCGACACCAACGTCTCCATCGGCACGATCTTTTCCATCCTGCCTGTTGCCGGCAATCCCTCCGAAGATCCGATGGCAACCTTCCTTCAGCCGGGTTCGGCCCAACTGGCGGCCGGGTTCTTCATCTATGGCCCGCAACTCGCGCTGGTGCTGACCTGGGGCGAAAAGACCGAGATATACATTCACTCCGCGCGCCACGACGCGTTCGTGCGTGCTCATGCCGAACGCCAGATTGCGCGCAAGGCGGGCGAGTTCGCGATCAACGCTTCCAACTATCGCCACTGGGACGAGCCGATCCGGCTCTACATCGACGATTGCCTTCAAGGTTCGGACGGCCCGCGCGAAAAGGATTACAACATGCGCTGGATCGCGTCGCTGGTGGCCGATTGCTATCGCATCATCATGCGCGGCGGGGTGTTCCTCTATCCCGGCGACAAGCGCCCCGGCTATGCCAAGGGGCGGCTGCGGCTGGTTTACGAAGCCAATCCGATTGCCATGCTGGTGGAAAACGCGGGCGGCATGGCGACCGACGGCCAGCGCAAGATCATGGACCTGCAGCCGTCCGAACTGCACGAACGCACGCCGCTGATCTTCGGTTCGGCCGACGAAGTGGCGCGCATCGGCCGCTATCACGCTCATCCGTCGGACATTCCCGAACGCGCGCCGCTTTTCGGCCTGCGCGGGCTGTTCCGGGTCTGAAGGGGGCGCGGGCGATGTCGCAGAAGCACCCCATCGTGTCGATCACCGGTTCGTCCGGCGCGGGCACGACCACCGTGAAGGACACCTTCACCAAGATCTTCGCGCGGGAAAAGGTGAAAGCCGCCTTTATCGAGGGCGATGCCTTCCACCGCTATGACCGCACGGGCATGAAAGCCAAGGTGGCCGAGGAGAAGGCCAAGGGCAACGAGTTCACCCACTTCCATGCCGACGCCAACGAGTTGGAGACGCTGGAAGGGATCTTCGAGGAATACGGGTGCCAGGGCACCGGTCGCACGCGGCACTATATCCACGACGAGGCCGAACGCGCGTTTCACGGCCAGGAGCCGGGCACCTTCACGCCGTGGAAGGATTTTGGCGAGACGGACCTGCTGTTCTACGAAGGGCTGCACGGTTGCGCGGTAACCGACAAGGTGAATGTCGCGCAGCATTGCGACCTCAAGATCGGCGTAGTGCCGGTGATCAACCTGGAATGGATCCAGAAAATCCACCGCGACCGGGCGACGCGCGGCTATTCCACCGAAGCGGTGACGGACACAATCCTGCGGCGGATGCCCGATTACGTGCACTACATCTGTCCGCAGTTTTCGCAGACGGACATCAACTTCCAGCGCGTGCCGATTGTCGACACGTCGAACCCGTTCATCGCGCGCTGGATACCGACGCCGGCGGAATCGATCCTGGTGATCCGCTTTTCGAACCCGCGCGGCATCGATTTTCCGTACCTGCTGTCGATGATCCACAACAGCTACATGAGCCGGGCGAACTCCATCGTTTGCCCTGGAGACAAGCTCGACCTTGCCATGCAGCTCATCTTCACGCCGCTGATCCACAAGCTGATCGAACGAAAGATCCGGGCGAGCTGAGAGGCGCCCGGTTTACCCGCCCCGCAATCGAGGGAGAGGACGATGGCCCGAATTACCCTGAGGCAAATGCTCGATCACGCCGCAGAGCGTGGTTACGGCGTGCCCGCCTTCAACATCAACAACATGGAACAGGCGCTTGCGATCATGGATGCGGCGCAGGAATGCGACGCGCCGGTGATCCTGCAAGCCTCTCGCGGCGCGCGATCCTATGCGGGCGACCT contains:
- a CDS encoding class 1 fructose-bisphosphatase, producing the protein MTTLDEALGRLAEGGSCHADIAAIISKLAQAAITVRGVITDGALGSAFAGPRSSRNSGGDIQHELDVRADELFMAAMHKAPVALYATEELDRPVQLDRRAQLAVAIDPLDGSSNIDTNVSIGTIFSILPVAGNPSEDPMATFLQPGSAQLAAGFFIYGPQLALVLTWGEKTEIYIHSARHDAFVRAHAERQIARKAGEFAINASNYRHWDEPIRLYIDDCLQGSDGPREKDYNMRWIASLVADCYRIIMRGGVFLYPGDKRPGYAKGRLRLVYEANPIAMLVENAGGMATDGQRKIMDLQPSELHERTPLIFGSADEVARIGRYHAHPSDIPERAPLFGLRGLFRV
- a CDS encoding phosphoribulokinase — its product is MSQKHPIVSITGSSGAGTTTVKDTFTKIFAREKVKAAFIEGDAFHRYDRTGMKAKVAEEKAKGNEFTHFHADANELETLEGIFEEYGCQGTGRTRHYIHDEAERAFHGQEPGTFTPWKDFGETDLLFYEGLHGCAVTDKVNVAQHCDLKIGVVPVINLEWIQKIHRDRATRGYSTEAVTDTILRRMPDYVHYICPQFSQTDINFQRVPIVDTSNPFIARWIPTPAESILVIRFSNPRGIDFPYLLSMIHNSYMSRANSIVCPGDKLDLAMQLIFTPLIHKLIERKIRAS